One Pongo pygmaeus isolate AG05252 chromosome 10, NHGRI_mPonPyg2-v2.0_pri, whole genome shotgun sequence genomic window carries:
- the RHNO1 gene encoding RAD9, HUS1, RAD1-interacting nuclear orphan protein 1 — protein sequence MPPRKKRRQPSQKAPLLFHQQPLEGPKHSCASTQLPITHTRQVPSKPIDHSTITSWVSPDFDTTAGSLFPAYQKHYHQNRARHSSRKSTTSKFPHLTFESPQSSSSETLRIPLIRECPSQSENDVSRRPLVPVLSPQSCGNMSVQALQSLPYVFIPPDIQTPESSSVKEELIPQDQKENSLLSCTLHTGTPNSPEPGPVLVKDTPEDKYGIKVTWRRRQHLLAYLRERGKLSRSQFLVKS from the exons ATGCCTCCCAGAAAAAAACGCCGCCAGCCTTCCCAGAAAGCCCCGCTGCTGTTCCACCAACAACCACTGGAGGGCCCCAAACACAGCTGTGCATCTACACAACTTCCCATCACTCACACTCGACAGGTGCCCAGCAAGCCCATTGACCACAGCACCATCACTTCCTGG gtatcaCCTGATTTTGATACAACAGCAGGAAGCTTGTTCCCAGCCTACCAGAAACACTACCACCAAAACCGGGCGAGACATTCAAGTCGAAAATCTACCACCTCCAAGTTTCCACATCTAACTTTTGAGAGTCCGCAATCTTCCAGTTCAGAGACATTGAGGATCCCCTTAATCCGAGAGTGCCCCAGTCAATCAGAAAATGATGTTTCCAGAAGACCCTTAGTTCCAGTGCTCAGTCCCCAAAGCTGTGGGAACATGTCAGTGCAGGCACTTCAGAGCTTACCTTATGTGTTCATTCCACCTGATATCCAGACCCCAGAGTCATCGTCTGTGAAGGAAGAACTCATTCCCCAAGATCAGAAGGAAAACAGCCTTCTAAGCTGCACTCTTCACACTGGCACTCCTAATAGCCCAGAGCCTGGACCTGTTCTGGTTAAAGACACCCCCGAGGACAAGTATGGAATAAAGGTCACATGGAGGAGACGACAGCACCTGCTTGCTTACCTCAGGGAGAGAGGGAAGCTGAGCAGAAGCCAATTCCTTGTGAAAAGCTGA